A window of Mytilus edulis chromosome 10, xbMytEdul2.2, whole genome shotgun sequence contains these coding sequences:
- the LOC139491924 gene encoding uncharacterized protein gives MSDTEPDRLLDMEDVEMPGQAASDEITNADLLSLMKTYFTRKLTGIERNFADTTHDLARKVQKSESSFKFKGNKVQFDLNSDLLDNIDIAVDCIEHRRYEKAVKVLKESGQSLKKRNKLIRIADKSEGGWKTVDEYLSDDVASDSEDEKRIRAADGRAVKKLKTVKQDKRQNIKKRPAESAGGPSSIAHNGNNGGFSQQQPFLVAGAAAPITSRRNRARDICYNCGLYGHWAKDCKKGGNSAAARGAPN, from the coding sequence ATGTCTGATACCGAGCCTGATAGACTACTTGATATGGAAGATGTAGAGATGCCGGGTCAAGCTGCTTCTGATGAAATTACCAATGCTGATTTGTTGTCGTTGATGAAAACCTATTTTACCAGAAAGTTGACGGGAATTGAGCGAAATTTTGCAGATACCACCCATGATCTTGCACGAAAGGTACAGAAATCTGAGAGTTCCTTCAAGTTCAAGGGTAACAAAGTGCAGTTTGACTTAAATTCTGATTTGTTAGATAATATTGATATTGCCGTAGACTGTATAGAGCACCGGAGATATGAGAAGGCCGTTAAAGTGTTGAAAGAATCTGGTCAATCTTTGAAGAAAAGGAATAAGCTGATTCGTATAGCTGATAAATCTGAAGGTGGGTGGAAAACTGTGGACGAGTATTTGTCGGATGACGTGGCTAGTGATTCAGAGGATGAGAAGCGCATTCGGGCGGCTGATGGCAGAGCAGTGAAGAAATTGAAAACCGTGAAGCAGGATAAGCGTCAAAACATAAAGAAAAGACCCGCGGAATCTGCTGGTGGTCCGTCTAGTATTGCTCACAATGGTAATAATGGTGGTTTTTCACAGCAACAGCCCTTTCTTGTTGCGGGGGCCGCCGCCCCCATCACATCTCGTCGGAACAGAGCTAGGGACATCTGTTACAACTGTGGTCTGTATGGACATTGGGCAAAAGattgtaaaaaagggggaaatTCAGCAGCTGCCAGAGGAGCACCAAACTGA